From Solanum lycopersicum chromosome 8, SLM_r2.1, the proteins below share one genomic window:
- the LOC101253113 gene encoding GDSL esterase/lipase At1g33811-like — protein sequence MVLGYNYLSAGVDIIFSTGSEVGQHCLFYISIGSNDFIHYYIPNASNVLTVYLPWSFNQFLAQTIKQQIKNLYNDKVRKVVVMGLALIGCAPYYLWLYSSENGECVKNINDMILEFSELNEELADATIIVRDAFEGSVDIIQNYNRYGFNVTDEACCGLGEYKGWIMCVSPEMTCSNASSHIWWDQFHPTDAVNAILADNVWSSLHTPMCYPMNLQDMLAQRTR from the exons ATGGTTCTTGGGTACAATTATCTTTCTGCTGGTGTTGATATTATATTCTCAACTGGCTCGGAAGTG GGTCAGCATTGCTTGTTTTACATTTCGATTGGGAGCAATGACTTCATTCACTACTATATCCCGAATGCCTCAAATGTTTTAACTGTTTACCTGCCATGGAGTTTCAACCAGTTTTTAGCACAGACGATTAAACAACAGATCAAG AACCTGTACAATGACAAGGTGAGAAAAGTGGTTGTAATGGGACTGGCTCTAATAGGCTGTGCACCTTACTACTTATGGTTGTACAGTAGCGAGAATGGGGAGTGTGTCAAGAACATAAATGACATGATTTTGGAGTTTTCTGAACTAAATGAAGAGCTTGCTGATGCCACAATCATAGTCCGCGATGCATTTGAAGGTTCAGTGGACATTATTCAGAATTACAACCGTTATG GTTTCAATGTGACAGATGAGGCTTGCTGTGGTTTAGGTGAATATAAAGGTTGGATCATGTGTGTTTCCCCTGAAATGACGTGCAGTAACGCCTCTAGCCACATCTGGTGGGATCAATTTCATCCGACTGATGCTGTGAATGCTATCCTCGCTGACAACGTCTGGTCCAGCCTGCATACACCTATGTGTTACCCTATGAACCTGCAAGACATGTTAGCTCAACGCACCAGATAG
- the LOC101253409 gene encoding GDSL esterase/lipase At1g71691-like — MDFSVIKILFIFSFFVYPEAKALIYPQDLITHDSVFDFPSLNQSFPTSSSPIFRPPTAPLVPALFIIGDSSVDCGTNNFLGTFARADRLPYGRDFDTHQPTGRFCNGRIPVDYLAVRLGLPFVPSYLGQAGSIKEMVLGVNYASAGAGIIFSSGSELGQHISLAQQIEQVTDTVQQFIVNIGEDATTDLISNSLFYISIGSNDFIHYYLLNASNVQNVYLPWSFNQFLAQTIKQEIKNLYNDQVRKVVVMGLAPIGCAPYYLWLYSSENGECVKNINDMILELNFAVRYMVSELNEELVDATIIFCDAFEGSMDIIQNYNRYGFNVTDEACCGLGEYKGWIMCVSPEMACSNASSHIWWDQFHPTDAVNAILADNVWSSLHTPMCYPMNLQDMLAQSTR; from the exons ATGGATTTCTCTGTAATCAAGATTCTGTTCATCTTCAGCTTTTTCGTATACCCAGAAGCTAAAGCTCTCATTTACCCTCAAGATCTCATAACCCATGATTCTGTTTTTGATTTTCCGTCATTAAACCAGTCTTTTCCGACCTCTTCCTCTCCAATTTTTCGTCCTCCTACTGCTCCTCTTGTTCCGGCTCTATTCATTATTGGTGATTCTTCTGTTGATTGTGGTACGAATAACTTTCTTGGGACTTTTGCTCGTGCTGATAGGCTTCCTTATGGTCGTGATTTTGATACTCATCAACCTACTGGTCGATTCTGCAATGGAAGAATCCCAGTCGATTATCTAG CGGTGCGTCTTGGGTTACCATTTGTGCCTAGCTATCTAGGACAGGCTGGTTCTATTAAAGAGATGGTTCTTGGGGTTAATTATGCTTCTGCAGGTGCTGGCATTATATTCTCAAGTGGCTCGGAATTG GGTCAGCATATCTCACTTGCACAGCAAATAGAACAAGTTACTGACACTGTTCAGCAGTTTATAGTGAATATTGGTGAGGATGCAACTACTGATCTGATATCTAATTCCTTGTTTTACATTTCGATTGGGAGCAATGACTTCATTCACTACTATCTCCTGAATGCCTCAAATGTTCAAAATGTTTACCTGCCATGGAGTTTCAACCAGTTTCTAGCACAGACGATTAAACAGGAGATCAAG AACCTGTACAATGACCAGGTGAGAAAAGTGGTTGTAATGGGACTGGCTCCAATAGGCTGTGCACCTTACTACTTATGGTTGTACAGTAGCGAGAATGGGGAGTGTGTCAAGAACATAAACGACATGATTTTGGAGTTGAATTTTGCTGTAAGATATATGGTTTCTGAACTAAATGAAGAGCTTGTTGATGCCACTATCATATTCTGCGATGCATTTGAAGGTTCAATGGACATTATTCAGAATTACAACCGTTATG GTTTCAATGTGACAGATGAGGCTTGCTGTGGTTTAGGTGAATATAAAGGTTGGATCATGTGTGTTTCCCCTGAAATGGCGTGCAGTAACGCCTCTAGCCACATCTGGTGGGATCAATTCCATCCGACTGATGCTGTGAATGCTATCCTCGCTGACAACGTCTGGTCCAGCCTGCATACACCTATGTGTTACCCTATGAACCTGCAAGACATGTTAGCTCAAAGCACCAGATAG